The Hirundo rustica isolate bHirRus1 chromosome 29, bHirRus1.pri.v3, whole genome shotgun sequence genome window below encodes:
- the LOC120764193 gene encoding scale keratin-like yields MSCYDLCSTAGSGVLRPQPLADSGNEPCVRQCPDSTTLIQPPAVVVTFPGPILSSFPQDSVVGSAGAPILAASGASLGSGALYGYGGFGSLGSGGFGSRGYGGYGYGGYGSLGYGGFGSRGYGGFGYGGYGGLCGYGGSSLGYGGLGSWGGSRGLYGSGRSFGSWSSRSIRGSCGSC; encoded by the coding sequence ATGTCCTGCTACGACCTGTGCTCCACCGCTGGCTCCGGCGTCCTGCGGCCCCAGCCCCTGGCCGACAGCGGGAACGAGCCCTGCGTGCGGCAGTGCCCCGACTCCACCACCCTCATCCAGCCTCCCGCCGTGGTGGTCACCTTCCCCGggcccatcctcagctccttcccgcAGGATTCCGTGGTGggatctgctggagcgcccatCCTGGCAGCCTCCGGGGCCTCGCTGGGCTCCGGGGCTCTCTATGGCTATGGGGGATTTGGATCCCTGGGCTCCGGGGGATTTGGCTCCAGGGGGTATGGGGGTTATGGATACGGGGGCTACGGATCCCTGGGATATGGGGGATTTGGCTCCAGGGGCTATGGGGGATTTGGATACGGGGGCTATGGGGGTCTCTGTGGCTATGGGGGCTCCTCCCTGGGCTATGGGGGTCTGGGCTCCTGGGGGGGTTCCCGGGGCCTCTATGGCTCTGGGAGATCCTTTGGCTCCTGGTCCTCGCGCTCCATCCGCGGCAGCTGCGGCTCCTGCTAA